One genomic region from Hoeflea algicola encodes:
- a CDS encoding tetratricopeptide repeat protein, translating to MSATASRSYIPRRLLTAVCVAALGISLAGCASKGRLTTGSIPSTSKPLENMNAMELNSVAAGIGKVYDKNPKDAAVGMKYASVLTMGGRTDQALAVMQQVAIHNPTDRSVLAAYGKALAGAGQFDKALDAIQRAQTPDRPDWQLLSAEGAILDQMGDPTSARMRYRKALDIKPNEPSVLSNLGMSYVLQGDLRTAETYLASAVRQPGADSRVRQNLALVVGLQGRFKEAEQIASAELSAEQASANVTYLRGMLSQQNAWNKLKDSDDKNTN from the coding sequence ATGTCCGCGACAGCATCACGCTCCTACATCCCCCGCCGACTGCTTACCGCCGTCTGCGTCGCTGCGCTCGGCATTTCGCTGGCGGGGTGCGCTTCCAAGGGGCGGCTGACCACCGGGTCGATTCCGTCGACCAGCAAACCGCTTGAGAACATGAATGCGATGGAACTCAACTCCGTCGCGGCGGGAATCGGCAAGGTCTACGACAAGAACCCCAAGGATGCCGCCGTCGGCATGAAATACGCCTCCGTGCTGACCATGGGCGGCCGCACCGACCAGGCGCTGGCCGTGATGCAGCAGGTGGCGATCCACAATCCGACCGACCGTTCCGTGCTAGCCGCCTATGGCAAGGCGCTGGCCGGCGCGGGCCAGTTCGACAAGGCGCTGGACGCGATCCAGCGGGCCCAGACGCCGGACCGTCCGGATTGGCAATTGCTGTCGGCCGAAGGCGCCATTCTTGACCAGATGGGTGACCCGACCAGCGCTCGCATGCGCTACCGCAAGGCGCTCGATATCAAACCCAACGAACCTTCAGTATTGTCCAATCTCGGCATGTCCTATGTTCTGCAGGGCGACCTCAGAACTGCCGAAACCTACCTGGCCTCCGCCGTCAGGCAGCCGGGAGCCGATAGCCGAGTGCGCCAGAACCTGGCGCTCGTTGTCGGCCTCCAGGGCCGCTTCAAGGAAGCCGAGCAGATCGCCAGCGCCGAGCTTTCTGCGGAACAGGCCAGCGCCAATGTGACCTATCTGCGCGGCATGCTGTCCCAGCAAAATGCCTGGAACAAACTCAAGGATTCGGACGACAAGAATACCAACTGA
- a CDS encoding leucyl aminopeptidase family protein — MAPHHHIERPSPFAPMSDEALPIWAVSRADIERGGFDETALAWAKNAGFTAAEGTVLLTPGRDGKLAGALFGLGENGDCHPLAGGRLARALPAGDWRIEKSSIPGAVMALAFGMGAYRFESYKKPKPQGPRLVIPADVDAEAIARSVAAVRLARDLVNTPANDMGPDALEQAFRALAGHYQAKTSVVAGDDLIAKGFPMIHAVGRAADQPPRLLEMRWGRAGAPKLTLVGKGVCFDTGGLDIKPPASMLNMKKDMGGAANVMALAMMIMDAGLPVDLRVLIPAVENSISAQSFRPGDVLSSRKGLSVQIDNTDAEGRLVLADALTYACEDKPDLLIDMATLTGAARVALGPDLPPFYTDDETLAGDIATASVDVIDPLWRMPLYKPYEADVAARIADLTNAPAGGFAGSITAALFLKRFVEPDTCWAHFDILGWSPKDRPHAPIGGEAQAIRALFSVISQRHPV, encoded by the coding sequence ATGGCGCCTCATCACCACATCGAAAGACCTTCCCCGTTTGCGCCGATGTCTGACGAAGCGTTGCCGATATGGGCCGTCTCGCGCGCCGATATCGAGCGCGGCGGGTTCGATGAAACCGCTTTGGCTTGGGCTAAAAACGCAGGCTTCACCGCCGCCGAAGGCACCGTGCTGCTCACCCCGGGCCGGGACGGCAAGCTGGCCGGTGCACTGTTTGGCCTGGGCGAGAACGGCGACTGTCATCCGCTTGCCGGCGGCAGGCTTGCCCGCGCTTTGCCGGCGGGCGACTGGCGCATCGAAAAATCCTCGATACCTGGTGCTGTAATGGCGCTGGCTTTCGGAATGGGCGCCTACCGGTTTGAGAGCTACAAGAAGCCAAAGCCGCAAGGACCGCGGCTGGTGATTCCGGCCGATGTGGATGCCGAAGCGATTGCCCGCAGCGTGGCCGCTGTCAGGCTGGCCCGCGATCTGGTCAACACACCGGCAAATGACATGGGGCCGGACGCGCTGGAACAGGCCTTCCGGGCATTGGCGGGGCATTACCAGGCCAAGACAAGCGTTGTGGCCGGGGATGATCTGATCGCCAAGGGGTTTCCGATGATCCACGCGGTCGGTCGCGCTGCGGATCAGCCGCCGCGCCTGTTGGAGATGCGTTGGGGCAGGGCCGGTGCGCCGAAGCTGACCCTGGTCGGCAAGGGCGTGTGTTTCGACACCGGCGGCCTCGACATCAAGCCGCCAGCTTCGATGCTGAACATGAAAAAGGACATGGGTGGCGCCGCCAACGTGATGGCGCTGGCAATGATGATCATGGATGCCGGCTTGCCGGTTGATCTCAGAGTACTGATCCCGGCGGTTGAGAATTCGATTTCGGCTCAGTCCTTCCGCCCCGGCGATGTGCTTTCAAGCCGCAAGGGCCTGTCCGTGCAGATCGACAACACCGATGCCGAAGGCCGGTTGGTGCTGGCCGATGCGCTGACCTATGCCTGCGAAGACAAGCCGGATCTGCTGATCGACATGGCAACCTTGACCGGGGCCGCGCGGGTGGCGCTGGGTCCTGACCTGCCACCGTTCTATACCGACGACGAGACGCTGGCCGGTGACATCGCCACGGCTTCCGTAGATGTGATCGACCCGCTGTGGCGGATGCCGCTCTACAAGCCCTATGAAGCCGATGTCGCTGCCCGGATCGCCGACCTGACCAATGCGCCCGCAGGCGGCTTTGCAGGCTCGATCACCGCCGCCCTGTTTCTCAAGCGCTTTGTCGAACCTGACACATGCTGGGCTCATTTCGATATTCTCGGCTGGTCGCCCAAGGACCGGCCACACGCGCCGATCGGGGGCGAAGCACAGGCGATCCGCGCCTTGTTCAGCGTCATCAGCCAGCGCCATCCGGTGTAA
- a CDS encoding MarR family transcriptional regulator, translating into MSLDLRPSEALGLWHAATLEHVQVIGPDLTIRQLAILLHIYLAAPPHTVRGLAAMLGVTKPVITRALDTMGHMGLVRRVRDERDRRNVIIKRTVDGALFVERLGDIIITQAKNLKSAEAPLS; encoded by the coding sequence ATGTCCCTTGATCTCCGACCATCCGAAGCGCTCGGGCTTTGGCATGCGGCAACGCTTGAACATGTGCAGGTTATCGGCCCGGATCTGACAATCCGGCAACTGGCGATCCTGTTGCATATCTATCTTGCCGCGCCGCCGCACACGGTGCGTGGGCTTGCAGCCATGCTTGGCGTGACCAAGCCGGTGATCACCCGGGCGCTTGATACCATGGGCCATATGGGGCTGGTGCGTCGGGTCCGCGACGAGCGTGACCGCCGCAACGTCATCATCAAGCGGACCGTTGACGGCGCCCTGTTTGTCGAAAGGCTTGGCGATATCATCATCACCCAGGCCAAGAACCTCAAATCCGCGGAGGCGCCCCTGTCATGA
- a CDS encoding 2-hydroxyacid dehydrogenase, which yields MTANNTGKGRILLSLTGWSPDVWLDQLAKAAPDRAVTLTPDSEADPSIDYAVVWKQPPGLLSKLPNLKAIFSLGAGVDHVFVDTSLPNVPIVRVVSPNLTTRMSEYVVWQVLDHHRQGRLYRAQQAARIWEEDRNQKAAAELTVGIMGLGELGRDAAAKLEMMGFQVSGWARTEKHIEGVTCYAGSDGLGAFLASADIFVVLLPLTPETSEILNRDLFARMTKVGPLGAPVLINAGRGGLQNEADILTALDQGLLSAVTLDVFQQEPLADDSPLWNHPKVTITPHAAAASMPSSLIAPIIAQMDAHDRGEPLVNLVDRKVGY from the coding sequence ATGACAGCAAACAACACCGGCAAGGGCCGCATCCTGCTTTCACTCACCGGCTGGTCACCCGACGTATGGCTGGATCAACTGGCGAAAGCGGCACCGGACCGGGCGGTGACACTAACGCCCGACAGCGAAGCCGATCCGAGCATCGATTATGCGGTGGTGTGGAAACAGCCCCCCGGACTATTGTCGAAACTGCCCAATCTCAAGGCCATCTTCTCACTCGGCGCAGGCGTCGACCATGTATTTGTCGACACCAGCCTGCCGAACGTGCCGATCGTCAGGGTGGTCTCGCCGAACCTGACCACGCGGATGAGCGAATATGTGGTCTGGCAGGTGCTCGACCATCACCGGCAGGGGCGGCTCTACCGGGCGCAGCAGGCTGCGCGGATCTGGGAAGAGGATCGTAACCAGAAAGCAGCAGCCGAACTGACCGTCGGCATCATGGGGCTTGGCGAATTGGGGCGCGATGCCGCCGCCAAGCTGGAGATGATGGGATTTCAGGTGAGCGGATGGGCGCGGACCGAAAAACACATCGAGGGGGTGACGTGCTACGCGGGTTCGGACGGGCTGGGAGCGTTCCTCGCCTCTGCCGACATCTTCGTGGTGTTGCTGCCGCTTACGCCCGAAACGAGCGAGATCCTCAACCGCGATCTGTTTGCGCGGATGACCAAGGTGGGACCGCTGGGCGCACCGGTGCTGATCAATGCCGGCCGTGGCGGGCTGCAGAACGAGGCCGATATCCTGACCGCACTCGACCAGGGCCTGTTGTCAGCGGTGACGCTTGATGTATTCCAGCAGGAGCCGCTGGCTGACGACAGCCCGCTGTGGAACCATCCGAAGGTGACGATCACCCCGCATGCGGCAGCCGCGTCGATGCCCTCCTCGCTGATTGCGCCGATCATTGCCCAGATGGACGCCCACGACCGCGGCGAACCGCTTGTCAATCTGGTTGACCGCAAGGTCGGTTACTGA
- a CDS encoding ABC transporter ATP-binding protein, with translation MSDAATNGTEPLLSVRELSVAFHQGGDSQMAVDQISFDIHRGETVALVGESGSGKSVSALSVLRLLPYSAASHPSGEILFKGNDLLSAPEAAIRGVRGNDITMIFQEPMTSLNPLQSVEKQISEILHLHQQIRPDDARRQVLALLDQVGIHDPAQRLASYPHQLSGGQRQRVMIAMALANRPELLIADEPTTALDVTVQAQILELLRDLKTQHGMAMLFITHDLGIVRKFADRVCVMTDGKIVETGPTAEIFANPQHAYTKHLLAAEPKGKPPARLGTAPEVMRAEDIKVWFPVKQGFLRRTVNHIKAVDGLSLKLKAGQTLGVVGESGSGKTTLGLALMRLIRSEGRIFFENAPLHDRTFKQMKPLRSAMQVVFQDPFGSLSPRMSIADIVGEGLAIHARDLTAGERDRRVAEALEEVGLDASTRWRYPHEFSGGQRQRVAIARAMVLKPRFVMLDEPTSALDMSVQAQVVDLLRDLQARHDLAYLFISHDLKVVRALANDVIVMRAGKVVEQGTADHIFDRPETAYTKALMAAAFNLEAAAGDVVSE, from the coding sequence ATGAGCGATGCTGCGACCAACGGCACCGAGCCGCTCCTGTCGGTGCGCGAGCTTTCAGTGGCCTTCCACCAGGGCGGCGACAGCCAGATGGCGGTGGACCAGATCTCATTTGACATTCACCGTGGCGAGACGGTGGCGCTGGTGGGCGAATCCGGTTCCGGCAAATCGGTCTCGGCGCTTTCGGTGCTCAGATTGCTGCCGTATTCCGCCGCAAGTCACCCTTCCGGCGAGATCCTGTTCAAGGGCAATGATCTGCTCTCAGCGCCGGAAGCAGCGATCCGCGGTGTACGCGGCAACGACATCACCATGATCTTCCAGGAGCCGATGACCTCGCTCAATCCATTGCAGTCGGTGGAAAAGCAGATCTCGGAAATCCTGCACCTGCATCAGCAGATCCGCCCCGATGATGCCCGCCGCCAGGTGCTGGCGCTGCTTGATCAAGTGGGCATCCACGATCCGGCACAGCGGCTTGCCTCTTATCCGCATCAATTGTCGGGCGGCCAGCGGCAGCGGGTGATGATCGCCATGGCGCTCGCCAACCGGCCCGAACTGCTGATCGCCGACGAGCCGACGACCGCGCTCGACGTCACCGTGCAGGCGCAAATTCTCGAGCTGCTGCGCGACCTCAAGACCCAGCACGGAATGGCGATGCTGTTCATCACCCATGATCTCGGCATCGTCCGCAAGTTCGCCGACCGGGTGTGCGTGATGACCGATGGCAAGATCGTTGAAACCGGGCCGACGGCCGAGATCTTCGCCAATCCGCAACATGCCTATACCAAGCACCTGCTCGCCGCCGAGCCGAAGGGCAAGCCACCAGCACGGCTTGGCACCGCGCCCGAGGTGATGCGAGCGGAAGACATCAAGGTATGGTTTCCGGTCAAGCAGGGCTTCCTGCGCCGCACCGTCAACCATATCAAGGCGGTTGACGGGCTGTCGCTCAAGCTCAAGGCCGGACAGACGCTTGGCGTGGTTGGCGAATCGGGCTCCGGCAAGACCACGCTGGGGCTGGCGCTGATGCGGCTGATCCGCAGCGAAGGCCGGATCTTTTTCGAGAACGCGCCGCTGCACGACCGCACGTTCAAACAGATGAAGCCGCTCCGCAGCGCCATGCAGGTGGTGTTCCAGGACCCGTTCGGTTCGCTCAGTCCACGCATGTCGATCGCCGATATCGTTGGCGAGGGGCTAGCTATTCACGCCCGCGACCTCACCGCCGGCGAACGCGACAGGCGGGTGGCCGAGGCGCTGGAAGAAGTGGGGCTGGATGCATCAACCCGTTGGCGTTACCCGCATGAATTCTCCGGTGGGCAACGCCAGCGGGTGGCTATTGCGAGAGCGATGGTGCTCAAACCGCGCTTCGTCATGCTGGACGAGCCGACCTCGGCGCTCGACATGAGCGTACAGGCGCAGGTGGTGGATCTGTTGCGCGATCTTCAGGCGCGGCACGATCTCGCCTATCTTTTCATCAGCCACGATTTGAAGGTGGTGCGCGCACTTGCCAATGACGTGATCGTCATGCGCGCCGGCAAGGTGGTAGAGCAGGGAACAGCCGACCATATTTTCGACCGGCCGGAGACCGCCTATACCAAGGCCTTGATGGCGGCTGCATTCAACCTGGAAGCCGCAGCCGGCGATGTAGTCAGCGAGTAG
- a CDS encoding ABC transporter permease, whose product MNGPASSNSQAFDAKGRPKGWLSPTNRRRWANFKANRRGYWSLWIFLVLFIASLLAEFIANDRPIIASYKGEILYPVLIDYPEEKFGGFLARTDYRDPFIQEEIDANGWTIWPPIRYSYTTANSYIPHSAPTAPFWMLDTGTRCSAYPLKDADPGCRLGNMNWLGTDDQARDVTARMIYGFRISVLFGLTLTIFSALIGVSAGAVQGYFGGWTDLLMQRFIEIWSSMPVLYILLIIAAVLPPGFWILLGIMLLFSWVSFVGVVRAEFLRARNFEYVNAARALGVGNATIMFRHLLPNAMVATLTFLPFILSGSIATLTSLDFLGFGLPPGSASLGELIAQGKRNLQAPWLGLTAFFTISIMLSLLIFIGEATRDAFDPRKTFR is encoded by the coding sequence ATGAACGGCCCGGCTTCCTCCAACAGCCAGGCTTTTGATGCCAAGGGCCGACCCAAGGGCTGGCTGTCGCCGACCAACCGGCGGCGCTGGGCCAATTTCAAGGCCAACCGTCGTGGCTACTGGTCGCTGTGGATATTCCTGGTGCTGTTCATCGCCAGCCTGCTGGCCGAATTCATCGCCAATGACCGGCCGATCATAGCTTCCTACAAGGGTGAGATCCTCTATCCGGTGCTGATCGATTACCCGGAGGAGAAGTTCGGCGGGTTCCTCGCACGCACCGATTATCGCGATCCGTTCATCCAGGAAGAGATCGACGCCAATGGCTGGACCATCTGGCCGCCGATCCGCTATTCCTACACTACGGCCAATTCCTATATTCCGCATTCGGCGCCGACCGCGCCGTTCTGGATGCTGGACACCGGAACCCGTTGCTCGGCCTATCCGCTGAAGGACGCGGACCCGGGTTGCCGGCTTGGCAACATGAACTGGCTCGGCACCGACGATCAGGCCCGCGACGTGACCGCGCGGATGATCTACGGCTTCCGCATTTCGGTGCTGTTCGGGCTGACGCTGACAATTTTCTCGGCGCTGATCGGGGTTTCGGCAGGCGCAGTGCAGGGCTATTTCGGTGGCTGGACCGACCTGTTGATGCAGCGTTTCATCGAGATCTGGTCATCGATGCCGGTGCTCTACATCCTGCTGATCATCGCCGCCGTGCTGCCGCCCGGATTCTGGATCCTGCTCGGCATCATGCTGTTGTTCTCGTGGGTGTCGTTTGTCGGTGTGGTGCGGGCGGAATTCCTGCGCGCCCGCAACTTCGAATATGTTAACGCGGCGCGCGCACTTGGCGTCGGCAATGCCACCATCATGTTCCGGCACCTTTTGCCCAACGCCATGGTGGCGACGCTGACGTTCCTGCCCTTCATCCTGTCGGGTTCGATTGCCACGCTGACATCGCTGGATTTCCTCGGCTTCGGGTTGCCGCCGGGCTCGGCCTCGCTGGGCGAGTTGATTGCACAGGGCAAGCGCAACCTGCAGGCGCCCTGGCTCGGGCTGACGGCGTTCTTCACCATCTCGATCATGCTGTCGCTGCTGATCTTCATCGGCGAAGCCACGCGTGACGCCTTCGATCCGCGAAAGACTTTCCGATGA
- a CDS encoding microcin C ABC transporter permease YejB — MGTYILRRLLLMIPTVVGIMAISFAVIQFAPGGPVEQVIAQLTGQGDSAIDRISGGGGSGSGSDQGFQAQDFGNDLTSQYRGAQGLDPEFIAKLEAQFGFDKPPLERFTMMMWNYIRFDFGESYFRSIDVLDLIVEKLPVSISLGVWILLLSYVISIPLGIKKAVSDGSRFDVWTSGLIIIAYAVPGFLVGILLIVMFAGGSFFDWFPLRGLTSDNFDELSLFGKIVDYFWHLTLPLIALSLSAFATTTLLTKNSFIDEIRKQYVTTARAKGLTDRQVLYRHVFRNAMLIVIAGFPGAFISAFFSGSLLIETIFSLDGLGRLGFESIIKRDYPVVFATLFIFSLMGLVVGLISDLVYTWVDPRIDFEKGMSDERPGFLQQPGF; from the coding sequence ATGGGCACCTATATCCTTCGCCGTCTGCTTTTGATGATTCCGACCGTGGTCGGCATCATGGCGATCTCGTTTGCGGTGATCCAGTTCGCGCCGGGCGGACCGGTGGAACAGGTGATCGCGCAGCTTACCGGCCAGGGCGATTCGGCGATCGACCGGATTTCCGGCGGCGGCGGCAGCGGCAGCGGCAGCGACCAGGGATTCCAGGCCCAGGATTTCGGCAATGATCTGACATCGCAATACCGCGGCGCTCAGGGGCTGGATCCGGAATTCATTGCCAAGCTGGAAGCGCAATTCGGCTTCGACAAGCCGCCGCTCGAACGCTTCACCATGATGATGTGGAACTATATCCGCTTCGATTTCGGCGAGAGCTATTTTCGCAGCATCGACGTGCTCGACCTGATAGTCGAGAAGCTGCCGGTATCGATTTCGCTCGGTGTCTGGATCCTGCTGTTGTCCTACGTGATCTCGATCCCGCTGGGGATCAAGAAGGCGGTTTCCGACGGCTCGCGCTTCGATGTCTGGACCTCGGGGCTGATCATCATCGCCTATGCCGTGCCCGGCTTTCTGGTCGGCATCCTGCTGATCGTGATGTTTGCAGGCGGTTCGTTTTTCGACTGGTTTCCGTTGCGCGGGCTGACCTCGGACAATTTCGACGAGCTCAGTCTGTTCGGCAAGATCGTCGACTATTTCTGGCACCTGACGCTGCCGTTGATCGCTCTGTCACTGTCGGCGTTTGCCACCACCACGCTGTTGACCAAGAACTCGTTCATCGACGAGATCCGCAAGCAGTATGTGACCACCGCACGGGCCAAAGGGCTGACCGACCGGCAGGTGCTCTACCGCCATGTGTTCCGCAATGCGATGCTGATCGTCATCGCCGGCTTCCCCGGCGCCTTCATCTCGGCGTTCTTTTCCGGCTCGCTGCTGATCGAGACGATCTTTTCGCTCGACGGACTGGGGCGGCTGGGCTTTGAATCGATCATCAAGCGGGACTACCCAGTGGTGTTTGCAACCTTGTTCATCTTTTCGCTGATGGGGCTTGTGGTGGGGCTGATCTCTGACCTGGTCTACACCTGGGTCGACCCGCGCATCGACTTTGAAAAAGGGATGTCGGATGAACGGCCCGGCTTCCTCCAACAGCCAGGCTTTTGA